The genomic segment tctgctagcatttcccatTCATGTTTCTGTATTAGTAAGAATGATCCCAGCTGTGTATTTCCTTCCTAACAGTTGGGTGAAGGGTTTCTGCCTTGGCTTGTGCAAGTTGCTGCACGATAAGGAGTGCCTCTCTCCACCAAAGTAGTTGCTGTTTCTTCATAGATTTTTCCAGTGGTTCTATTTTAGCCAAGTTTTTTTTCATGACTAATTTGCTCTGGGAAGCAGTTTTAGACAAAGGAAGAGGAAAGATTTATTTTaaatgctattattattattatttttttctccctaTCAGTGGCTCATATATTCATTCTCAGCCATTCTTCTTCTTCATTAGGTTTCAGCAAGTACTGCATGACTTTGGCATAATGACAGCAGAGGATTCCATTGCCATAATGAGTAACGATTCTATGTCAACATCAAAGATCACAGAAGGAGTTGTGGGTGCACCAAACGAAGCTGCTCTCATTGCCCTCATGGAACGTACAGGTTATGTAATGGTCCAAGAGAATGGGCAGAGGAAATATGGAGGTCCACCACCAGGTTGGGAAGGGCTCCATCCACCACGTGGTTGTGAAGTGTTTGTGGGAAAAATACCGCGTGATGTGTATGAGGATGAGCTTGTTCCAGTCTTCGAAAGTGTAGGTAGGATCTATGAAATGCGCCTAATGATGGACTTTGATGGGAAGAACAGAGGCTATGCCTTTGTCATGTATACTCAGAAGCACGAGGCCAAGAGGGCAGTCAGAGAACTGAACAACTATGAAATAAGACCGGGAAGGCTCTTAGGTGTTTGCTGCAGCGTAGATAACTGTCGACTTTTTATTGGGGGCATTCCCAAGATGAAGAAGAGAGAGGAGATCTTGGAAGAAATCTCTAAAGTCACAGAAGGGGTTCTAGATGTCATTGTCTATGCTAGTGCTGCTGATAAGATGAAAAATAGAGGCTTTGCATTTGTTGAATACGAAAGCCACAGGGCTGCTGCCATGGCCAGACGAAAACTGATGCCCGGAAGAATCCAGCTTTGGGGCCACCAGATTGCTGTCGACTGGGCAGAACCAGAGATTGATGTTGATGAAGATGTGATGGAGACTGTAAAAATTCTTTATGTTAGGAACCTGATGATTGAAACTTCTGAGGATACAATTAAAAAGATTTTTGGCCAGTACAATCTAGGGTGCGTAGAGCGCGTTAAGAAAATTCGTGATTATGCCTTTGTGCATTTTACTAGTCGAGATGATGCAGTCCAGGCCATGAGAAACCTCAATGGGACAGAACTAGAAGGATCTTGTATAGAGGTTACTTTGGCCAAACCTGTTGATAAAGAACAGTACACACGTTACCAGAAAGCTGCTAAAGGAGGAGCTCCGGCCACGACCACCCCCACCGAGGTCACTCAGCCTAATTATGTTTACTCATGTGACCCCTACACACTTGCCTATTATGGATACCCATATAATGCATTGATTGGTCCAAACAGAGATTACTTCGTGAAAGGTTGGTAATGTAATCTAGGCATTTCTGTGTGTTTATCTGAATAGACGCTAATACTTTTTTGTAAGTGTGTTTATACTAAGGCCCTGTTCACATCACACTCTTGTCTCTCTTTAACGTATATGCCAGAAAAAGCTCCCAGCATCTACATTAAGTAGAGAACATGACAGATTGCTGATACTAGCATCACCCATGGGTTATACCCATACCCATAGGCATCCCTTTAACATACACATCATAAGCTTTTGAATAGCTTTTCATGCCATATCTATTAAAACAGTTGCCATTGCAGCCTATGGGTGATGGATAGCATTgttaggacctgtcaccactcctgacacgtCAGCTTTATTAACCACTTGCATTCCCtaagtaataacaattctggagcatctatttttatggctctatgttgtaccattccttcatTATTCCGACTAGAAGTTATGAACGAATTGCTATCAGTTTgctatgaaggtccagatgggtgttaccagttaggggtgtgtccctgcacaatctgaatgtgcagggacaccccccaactggtaacacccatctggaactTCATTGTAAACTGTTAGCAATCCCTTCACAACTTCTATCAGGAATAATAGagcaatgacacaacatagagtcagaacactagatgctccagaatttttattacatgaggaatgcaactAGTTACTAAGACAGATGTGACAGGAGAGGTGCATGTGTCACccataggctataatggcatTTGTTGGAAATAAGCTCATGATGTATATGTTGGACGCCCATAAGCTACCATGTAAACAAAAAGGATTTGTTtaatgcagggatgctcaacctgcggcccttcagttttgcaacagctggagggcggcaTGATGAGCATATGTTTTCTTACTTGATTTAAGAAGTATAGCGATGTATACCAGCTAAACGGAGACCAGAAGGACACCCATTTGGCCTCCGTCTGGTGATGGAAGGGTAAGGACATGTTTAGCGTGTACATCAGGTGCCTTCTCCCTGAACACGCTAAgcattgtgagaaaaaaacatgatgtgaacaggTTATTATAGGGACATTTATGGAAACTAGTGGAAAGTAGTGATTgaattgcccatagcagccataaAACACACGCTAAatagtttaaaatctgaatttttaTTTCATGCATGTTCATTACTTATCTTAATGCTGAATACAGTCAGATTTATTTTAGATGTGTCAGATTTTAACTCTCCTCAACACGAGTATCTTTGGTGTTGATGGCTTCTGGGAAATAACATGTCACAGTGGTTGATTTCTGGGACTTTTAGGCAATGCTAAATGCAGAGATTGTATCCTTTATCTAACAAATCCTTCTGTCTTTCTTTCTGCAAATTTGCAAAGATCATCTCAAATTATTATGAAGAGCAAAATTCTCGGAAATGTTTGTATAGTCTTCAATACCTTTAGCGAGCACTTTATAATGTGATGTTTCATTGTTCTGCCATTTCCATGATTGCTGACTTTAGCTATGTGGTGCACTGTGACCTAGTGGACGGTAAAACAATCCAAAAATGATTGGAACGGCTGTGATTGTAACCAGTAAGTTAACAGCAAGCGTAATTGAGATAAAAATTTGATGAATTTACTCAACATGTAAAATCTTGTACATTAAAATGCAAAACACATTCCGGTATGTTCTCTAGAGAACAATTATGAGGCCGGTTGTCTTCTGCCATTTTACTTCTCCTACTGTGACTGAGGATATGAGATGTGGGTGCCTTTTATTGGCGAGTTATCTGCCCGTCAAGGAGGACCCATATTATACCCATATCTTAAAATGGGGAAATtcatgacctatctttaggataggtcaacaGGTTCAActtggtggaggtccgactctTGACACCACCACCGAAGCTGCGGCGCTAGTGCGAGAGATATCTATATTGTAGTGTAGGTGGAGCTTGATTACAACTgttcttcccattcaagtgaatgggaaaagaaaaaataattgcaCTGCGCAACCAGTACGATGTAGACGGCAAGCAGGGATAGAAGCAGCTCTCCCCCCTCTGCCACAGatccttcaaacagatgatcagctGGGGTgccggatccccaccgatctgatactggATCCCCAccgaccctcaggataggtcgtcaatatcgcAAAACGAGAATACCCCTTTAGAGCTGCCATCAACATTCAATAGCTACAAGCATGAAAGATTGTTCAGCTGACAGATCTCTCCCGAGTCGAGAGCTCACCACACACGTTCAACTGTCGGCCAAGCCTGCCATTCTCGGCGGTTCGATGGGCAGTTCACTAATGAGTATGGTGGCCCtatggctctgttcacactactgttGTGGCTtctatatatttaaaggggttgtctggtatggcaagatgagacacagtcccaACTACCAGCCGGCTGGGAAACAGTGGAGCGTGCCAGCGCTCGATGTTTCAGTAGCCCTCTTTCAGGTGCATGGGAGTTACGGAAACACCGTAGCAAAACGGAAAAAGATGTAGCCATGATGGCCATATTCTTGCGTATCCGAACTGTCCCCCAACAATGATTCCTGCTAGATGTTGTGTTCGAATTACcagcagatgggtgttaccatttgggggcaggggtgtccctgcacagtctgacactgattggataatgtcagactgtgaaGGGACTCGcccactggtaacacccagaaggACCTTTATTCATGAagttctagcaggaataacatcATAGGGATAGATGcaccagaactgttattacattagGAATGCAATCATTTAATAAAACAGACGTCAGGATaggggagaggtcctctttaggTGTCATTTTTGGGTTCGAGTGACTTCATAGGCCAGTAAACTACTTGATCTGCTCAGATCTGGTGACATTGAAGTCTTGAGCTTCTATGCTGAACAGGTATGAAGCTCTTCCTGTAGACTGTGGTATGATTTGCCCGGGCGGGGAGCACATATAAAGGTACTGTACCCTTTATAATGTGTGAGCAGGTAGATAAGAGAACATTACAAGGTCACATGGACACTTTATATCTGGCTCTTGGTCACAGTGCACCTCATTTCTCCGTTATCAGTAAACTCTTGTTTGTCACCTGATTACCTGGGCGTTCTGCCTCTGAAATGTCATTATGCAACCATGATTTGTCCTCTCATGTCTGGCATGCATTGTACATCCCACTTTCATACTAAAGCCATGTATCCCTTCTCAGCTAAAATACAAGATTTCCCTATATACCTTGCTACATCGACACATACACTGGTAATGGTGACCCTTTCTGGTCCGAATGCAAAATATCTCACTTACATATAATAATAATTCACCATACTGCTTGCACATTGGTAGTGTCAACCTAATCTAGGTCCCTgctcactttaaagaggacctgtcacctctcctatcTGATTTATAACTGATTCCCCATGCAatcataattctggagcatcttgtcATTTTCCTTTTATCTTATGCCAAGTACTCACTTAATCC from the Bufo bufo chromosome 2, aBufBuf1.1, whole genome shotgun sequence genome contains:
- the RBM47 gene encoding RNA-binding protein 47 isoform X2 encodes the protein MDYSVVFQQVLHDFGIMTAEDSIAIMSNDSMSTSKITEGVVGAPNEAALIALMERTGYVMVQENGQRKYGGPPPGWEGLHPPRGCEVFVGKIPRDVYEDELVPVFESVGRIYEMRLMMDFDGKNRGYAFVMYTQKHEAKRAVRELNNYEIRPGRLLGVCCSVDNCRLFIGGIPKMKKREEILEEISKVTEGVLDVIVYASAADKMKNRGFAFVEYESHRAAAMARRKLMPGRIQLWGHQIAVDWAEPEIDVDEDVMETVKILYVRNLMIETSEDTIKKIFGQYNLGCVERVKKIRDYAFVHFTSRDDAVQAMRNLNGTELEGSCIEVTLAKPVDKEQYTRYQKAAKGGAPATTTPTEVTQPNYVYSCDPYTLAYYGYPYNALIGPNRDYFVKGSIRGRERGAAGNRAPGPRGTYLGGYSAGRGIYSRYHEGKGKQQEKTFELVPNLELPAVNPVALKPGAVAIPGIGAQYSVFQAASAAKLIEEGKIHGMEHMINPITVQADHAAAVLPSVSTPPPFQGRPLTPVYTMAPNMQRIPAAGIYGASYLPIAAPTTATLATLQKNAAAAAAIYGGYAGYIPQAFPATFQVPLHDIYQTY
- the RBM47 gene encoding RNA-binding protein 47 isoform X3; this encodes MTAEDSIAIMSNDSMSTSKITEGVVGAPNEAALIALMERTGYVMVQENGQRKYGGPPPGWEGLHPPRGCEVFVGKIPRDVYEDELVPVFESVGRIYEMRLMMDFDGKNRGYAFVMYTQKHEAKRAVRELNNYEIRPGRLLGVCCSVDNCRLFIGGIPKMKKREEILEEISKVTEGVLDVIVYASAADKMKNRGFAFVEYESHRAAAMARRKLMPGRIQLWGHQIAVDWAEPEIDVDEDVMETVKILYVRNLMIETSEDTIKKIFGQYNLGCVERVKKIRDYAFVHFTSRDDAVQAMRNLNGTELEGSCIEVTLAKPVDKEQYTRYQKAAKGGAPATTTPTEVTQPNYVYSCDPYTLAYYGYPYNALIGPNRDYFVKAGSIRGRERGAAGNRAPGPRGTYLGGYSAGRGIYSRYHEGKGKQQEKTFELVPNLELPAVNPVALKPGAVAIPGIGAQYSVFQAASAAKLIEEGKIHGMEHMINPITVQADHAAAVLPSVSTPPPFQGRPLTPVYTMAPNMQRIPAAGIYGASYLPIAAPTTATLATLQKNAAAAAAIYGGYAGYIPQAFPATFQVPLHDIYQTY
- the RBM47 gene encoding RNA-binding protein 47 isoform X4, producing the protein MDYSVVFQQVLHDFGIMTAEDSIAIMSNDSMSTSKITEGVVGAPNEAALIALMERTGYVMVQENGQRKYGGPPPGWEGLHPPRGCEVFVGKIPRDVYEDELVPVFESVGRIYEMRLMMDFDGKNRGYAFVMYTQKHEAKRAVRELNNYEIRPGRLLGVCCSVDNCRLFIGGIPKMKKREEILEEISKVTEGVLDVIVYASAADKMKNRGFAFVEYESHRAAAMARRKLMPGRIQLWGHQIAVDWAEPEIDVDEDVMETVKILYVRNLMIETSEDTIKKIFGQYNLGCVERVKKIRDYAFVHFTSRDDAVQAMRNLNGTELEGSCIEVTLAKPVDKEQYTRYQKAAKGGAPATTTPTEVTQPNYVYSCDPYTLAYYGYPYNALIGPNRDYFVKVAIPGIGAQYSVFQAASAAKLIEEGKIHGMEHMINPITVQADHAAAVLPSVSTPPPFQGRPLTPVYTMAPNMQRIPAAGIYGASYLPIAAPTTATLATLQKNAAAAAAIYGGYAGYIPQAFPATFQVPLHDIYQTY
- the RBM47 gene encoding RNA-binding protein 47 isoform X1, with the protein product MDYSVVFQQVLHDFGIMTAEDSIAIMSNDSMSTSKITEGVVGAPNEAALIALMERTGYVMVQENGQRKYGGPPPGWEGLHPPRGCEVFVGKIPRDVYEDELVPVFESVGRIYEMRLMMDFDGKNRGYAFVMYTQKHEAKRAVRELNNYEIRPGRLLGVCCSVDNCRLFIGGIPKMKKREEILEEISKVTEGVLDVIVYASAADKMKNRGFAFVEYESHRAAAMARRKLMPGRIQLWGHQIAVDWAEPEIDVDEDVMETVKILYVRNLMIETSEDTIKKIFGQYNLGCVERVKKIRDYAFVHFTSRDDAVQAMRNLNGTELEGSCIEVTLAKPVDKEQYTRYQKAAKGGAPATTTPTEVTQPNYVYSCDPYTLAYYGYPYNALIGPNRDYFVKAGSIRGRERGAAGNRAPGPRGTYLGGYSAGRGIYSRYHEGKGKQQEKTFELVPNLELPAVNPVALKPGAVAIPGIGAQYSVFQAASAAKLIEEGKIHGMEHMINPITVQADHAAAVLPSVSTPPPFQGRPLTPVYTMAPNMQRIPAAGIYGASYLPIAAPTTATLATLQKNAAAAAAIYGGYAGYIPQAFPATFQVPLHDIYQTY